In the genome of Pieris napi chromosome 16, ilPieNapi1.2, whole genome shotgun sequence, one region contains:
- the LOC125057198 gene encoding uncharacterized protein LOC125057198 isoform X2, which produces MKMIGRLKLPFNRSWVTCPLAMNALLSQIECGGGAEKCSEITTQLKNAEGLNFHSIIFVSPDSTLVSQNESTVVDFSQSNGQTLISEWLNKYGFKNTNMCKYLSRTTDYALVNIAELQMPWFKSKGSNPVMTVYNSYSYTEDIKYEARLLKLPLDYGSFKLVMVVPTEKGTVCGLFQRLVENGVSSALQSIQPLFTVISDLKSPNINFYEENEFMLEKSEKEEPCQGLSIGSVNINDEGVLLKCLTCIHSQSSSQPDTQSCASFAHTQRFLFTIMYNDFAMFTGQYVSH; this is translated from the exons atgaaaatgatTGGTCGG ttAAAATTACCGTTTAATCGAAGTTGGGTAACATGTCCACTCGCTATGAACGCGCTTTTATCCCAAATAGAATGTGGTGGTGGGGCCGAGAAGTGCTCAGAG atAACCACACAATTGAAGAATGCAGAGGGATTAAATTTTCACAGCATAATTTTTGTGTCGCCTGACTCTACATTAGTGTCACAAAATGAAAGTACTGTTGTTGATTTTAGTCAGTCTAACGGGCAGACGCTTATTTCTGAATGG CTAAACAAATACGGTTTTAAAAACACCAATATGTGCAAATATCTTTCGAGAACGACGGATTATGCACTAGTTAATATTGCTGAGTTAcag ATGCCGTGGTTTAAATCAAAAGGGTCTAATCCAGTTATGACAGTATATAATAGTTATAGCTATACGgaagatataaaatatgagGCTAgg TTACTCAAGCTTCCATTGGATTATGGAAGTTTTAAACTGGTGATGGTTGTACCAACTGAAAAAGGCACGGTTTGCGGTCTGTTCCAAAGACTAGTTGAAAATGGTGTTAGCTCTGCACTCCAGTCCATTCAACCGCTGTTTACTGTAATATCTGATTTGAAATCcccaaacattaatttttacgaagaaaatgaatttatgttagag aaAAGTGAGAAAGAGGAGCCATGCCAAGGACTAAGTATAGGTAGTGTCAATATAAATGACGAAGGAGTTCTGTTAAAATGTCTAACAT GTATACACTCCCAAAGCAGCAGCCAACCCGATACTCAGTCATGTGCTAGTTTTGCACACACACAAAGATTTTTATTCACAATCATGTATAACGATTTCGCAATGTTTACTGGACAGTATGTGTCTCATTAA
- the LOC125057198 gene encoding uncharacterized protein LOC125057198 isoform X1 has protein sequence MKMIGRLKLPFNRSWVTCPLAMNALLSQIECGGGAEKCSEITTQLKNAEGLNFHSIIFVSPDSTLVSQNESTVVDFSQSNGQTLISEWLNKYGFKNTNMCKYLSRTTDYALVNIAELQMPWFKSKGSNPVMTVYNSYSYTEDIKYEARLLKLPLDYGSFKLVMVVPTEKGTVCGLFQRLVENGVSSALQSIQPLFTVISDLKSPNINFYEENEFMLEVYTPKAAANPILSHVLVLHTHKDFYSQSCITISQCLLDSMCLIKITLLNLYLIQTIMLFSLLRFKKRVNNCWKLQFLIVIFIFYDSLNFVTSSKGRY, from the exons atgaaaatgatTGGTCGG ttAAAATTACCGTTTAATCGAAGTTGGGTAACATGTCCACTCGCTATGAACGCGCTTTTATCCCAAATAGAATGTGGTGGTGGGGCCGAGAAGTGCTCAGAG atAACCACACAATTGAAGAATGCAGAGGGATTAAATTTTCACAGCATAATTTTTGTGTCGCCTGACTCTACATTAGTGTCACAAAATGAAAGTACTGTTGTTGATTTTAGTCAGTCTAACGGGCAGACGCTTATTTCTGAATGG CTAAACAAATACGGTTTTAAAAACACCAATATGTGCAAATATCTTTCGAGAACGACGGATTATGCACTAGTTAATATTGCTGAGTTAcag ATGCCGTGGTTTAAATCAAAAGGGTCTAATCCAGTTATGACAGTATATAATAGTTATAGCTATACGgaagatataaaatatgagGCTAgg TTACTCAAGCTTCCATTGGATTATGGAAGTTTTAAACTGGTGATGGTTGTACCAACTGAAAAAGGCACGGTTTGCGGTCTGTTCCAAAGACTAGTTGAAAATGGTGTTAGCTCTGCACTCCAGTCCATTCAACCGCTGTTTACTGTAATATCTGATTTGAAATCcccaaacattaatttttacgaagaaaatgaatttatgttagag GTATACACTCCCAAAGCAGCAGCCAACCCGATACTCAGTCATGTGCTAGTTTTGCACACACACAAAGATTTTTATTCACAATCATGTATAACGATTTCGCAATGTTTACTGGACAGTATGTGTCTCATTAAAATTactcttttaaatttgtatttaattcaaacaattATGCTTTTTTCCCTTCTGAGATTCAAGAAACGGGTAAATAATTGTTGGAAATTGCagtttttaatagtaattttcatattttacgaTAGCCTAAATTTCGTTACCTCTTCAAAAGGTAGATACTGA